One Megachile rotundata isolate GNS110a chromosome 5, iyMegRotu1, whole genome shotgun sequence genomic region harbors:
- the LOC105663347 gene encoding uncharacterized protein LOC105663347: IPIPKNNGAINGVVGVDSLRSYIVPPEVLKRREQFWEQFFYRYSDQFTDDIELDIRTLKPCKSECRPQITHKPRSVVQYWVNTGYLPYQISIRKVDYIKSINSNTGKSNIHYMKPCYDESSLSSSVDTATYILQNINTTNKEKRMAIMGEAKPQNTITSSNTTYYENAETTQRANGKELPNDKSHELPPNNFCEVTHSESCELFSNKSCELSNSTFCELQNKESCDLQSNKSCELPNNKTCELSSDKSCELLSNKSCELSNNKSYKLQNNRSCDAPNNKSCKTPNNISCELQNNRFCDAPNNKSCETPNNKSCELQNNRSCDTQNNKSCETPNNKSCETPNNKSCETSNNKSHELLNDMSCELSKIQSSSMYSKQSYLEKSLLNSDVTQIRHRKKLYTGRNSPVDLVTMKKCNKQVFCKMQQHIHPALDFGYSLPNKLNIKRRRQLKNSCIINKNLENVSQVISNFKRSAQTGNGQNYFDLLHMTLANQSVITNDKDDNYTMDNNCEELNGTMVRLKKIRSKTRKKSNKTFAQSKNVKLSRNNSYKCTKKPNKHMKNLKNLNPTVLLTKLSNCDIQKYKKLNNLLHNFNPVIRLKRLAKFDIQKYKKSTNVMKNTKYLNAIVSLEKLSDTAIKRYKTSLNMKKHSEINLLSDTFQLPYSVNKCQHFLNNTFNSLQSSPNVIKISSNDTDSDQSTVLMYRCNSKTSDTLSTSNISVFSKNTHKDVQSEKSIDNTLHISTNSQNSICSTPSHKSKIIAENINDDNTYIASGKKIKLSSTVETSDSVAELITPRHYLRSGNSQDNLGSTHSHKSKIIPEDNNADNAYTTSSKKIKLSSTVEISDSVDELIKPRHHLRHRNSQHNLGSTHSHKSNIIPTNNNDDNVHKTSDKRMTLSSPVQASDTDGVLIKPRHYLRSRNSQDNLGSSLSHKTKIIHKNNNDGNVHKASDKKMKLSSTVETSDSNDELIKPRRLRPRNSQDNLGSTLSPKLKIIHKNNNNVNVQTTPDKTIKLSSTVQTSNTDDALIKPRHCLRSKNSQNNLYNTLSRKSKILPNNNNDNDNEYTTSGKKMNLSFTKETSDVDDALIKHRHCLRSKKTLNVTKEQCSNECNTTKPCRESGKIKSRMEAVIINPTESLHDVNYIHFETNLFDFDDSDFTSSILSE; encoded by the exons ATCCCGATACCAAAAAATAATGGCGCGATCAACGG TGTTGTAGGGGTGGATTCACTTAGGAGTTACATAGTACCCCCCGAAGTTTTAAAACGAAGAGAACAATTCTGGGAACAATTTTTCTATAGATACTCAGATCAG TTCACAGACGATATTGAATTGGATATTAGAACACTTAAACCGTGTAAAAGCGAATGTAGACCACAAATTACACATAAACCTAGAAGTGTGGTACAATATTGGGTTAATACTGGTTATTTACCTTATCAAATAAGTATTAGGAAAGTTGATTatataaaaagtattaattCTAATACAGGAAAATCAAATATACATTATATGAAACCATGTTACGATGAAAGTTCTCTTAGTAGTTCTGTTGATACAGCtacatatattttacaaaatataaatacaacaaataaagaaaaaagaatgGCGATTATGGGAGAAGCTAAACCTCAAAATACAATTACTTCCTCCAATACAACCTATTATGAAAATGCAGAAACAACACAGAGAGCTAATGGCAAAGAGCTACCAAATGATAAATCTCATGAACTGCCGCCTAATAATTTTTGTGAGGTGACACATAGTGAATCTTGTGAGTTATTTAGTAATAAATCTTGTGAACTATCAAATAGTACATTTTGTGAACTACAAAATAAGGAATCCTGTGACCTACAAAGTAATAAATCTTGTGAGCTACCAAATAATAAAACTTGTGAGCTGTCAAGTGATAAATCTTGTGAGCTATTGAGTAATAAATCTTGTGAACTATCGAATAATAAATCTTACAAGCTACAAAATAATAGATCTTGTGATGCACCGAATAATAAATCTTGCAAGACACCAAATAATATATCTTGTGAGCTACAAAATAATAGATTTTGTGATGCACCGAATAATAAATCTTGCGAGACACCAAATAATAAATCTTGCGAGTTACAAAATAATAGATCTTGCGATACACAGAATAATAAATCTTGTGAGACACCAAATAATAAATCTTGTGAGACACCAAATAATAAATCTTGTGAAACATCAAATAATAAATCTCATGAGCTATTAAATGATATGTCTTGTGAGTTATCAAAAATTCAATCTTCATCAATGTATTCTAAACAAAGTTACTTAGAAAAATCTTTATTGAATAGTGATGTTACACAAATAAGACATCGTAAGAAATTATATACTGGTAGAAATTCACCTGTTGATCTTGTTACTatgaaaaaatgtaacaaacaGGTATTTTGTAAAATGCAACAACATATACACCCTGCATTAGATTTTGGGTATTCACtaccaaataaattaaatattaaacgaagAAGACAGTTAAAGAACTcctgtataattaataaaaatttagaaaatgtttctcaagttatttcaaattttaaaagatcTGCTCAAACAGGAAATggtcaaaattattttgacttATTACATATGACTTTAGCAAATCAATCTGTTATTACAAACGATAAAGATGATAATTATACAATGGATAATAATTGCGAAGAATTAAATGGTACAATGGTTCGGTTaaaaaaaattcgttcaaaaacaCGTAAAAAATCTAATAAGACATTTGCACAATCAAAAAACGTGAAATTATCCAGAAATAACAGTTATAAATGTACGAAGAAACCAAATAAGCATATGaaaaatcttaaaaacttgaatccAACAGTTCTCTTAACAAAGTTATCAAATTgtgatattcaaaaatataaaaagttgaaTAATCTCTTACACAATTTCAATCCtgtaattcgtttaaaacgattagcaaaatttgatattcaaaaatacaaaaagtcaacgaatgtaatgaaaaatacaaaatatttaaatgcaatAGTTAGTTTAGAAAAATTGTCAGACACTGCTATTAAAAGATATAAAACAAGTCTTAATATGAAAAAACAcagtgaaattaatttattatctgATACATTTCAGTTACCATATAGTGTAAACAAATGtcagcattttttaaataatacatttaatagCTTACAGTCTTCCccaaatgttattaaaatatcaTCTAATGATACAGATAGTGATCAGAGTACAGTTTTAATGTATAGGTGCAACAGTAAAACATCTGATACTTTATCTACAagtaatatttctgtattttctaaAAACACTCATAAAGATGTACAAAGTGAAAAGAGCATTGATAATACATTACATATATCCACTAATTCACAGAACAGTATATGCAGTACACCTTCTCACAAATCAAAAATAATTGCTGAGAATATTAATGATGATAATACATATATAGCCAGTGGCAAAAAGATAAAATTAAGTTCTACTGTAGAAACATCTGATAGTGTTGCTGAATTGATAACACCTAGACATTATCTAAGGTCCGGGAATTCACAAGATAATTTAGGCAGTACACATTCTCACAAATCAAAAATAATTCCTGAAGATAATAATGCTGATAATGCATACACAACTAGTAGCAAAAAGATAAAATTAAGTTCTACTGTAGAAATATCTGATAGtgttgatgaattgataaagcCTAGACATCACTTAAGGCACAGGAATTCACAGCATAATTTAGGCAGTACACATTCTCATAAATCAAACATAATTCCTacaaataataatgatgataatgTACATAAAACTAGTGACAAAAGGATGACATTAAGTTCTCCTGTACAGGCGTCTGATACAGATGGTGTACTGATAAAACCTAGACATTATCTAAGGTCCAGAAATTCACAGGATAATTTAGGCAGTTCACTTTCGCATAAAacgaaaataattcataaaaataataatgatggTAATGTACATAAAGCTAGTGATAAAAAGATGAAATTAAGTTCTACTGTAGAAACATCTGATAGTAATGATGAATTGATAAAGCCTAGACGTCTTAGGCCCAGGAATTCACAGGACAATTTAGGTAGTACACTTTctcctaaattgaaaataattcataaaaataataataatgttaatgtACAGACAACTCctgataaaacaataaaattaagttCTACTGTACAAACATCTAATACAGATGATGCACTGATAAAACCTAGACATTGTCTAAGGTCTAAAAATTCacagaataatttatataatacacTTTCTCGTAAATCAAAAATACTTCCtaacaataataatgataatgataatgaaTATACAACTAGTGGCAAAAAGATGAATTTAAGCTTTACTAAAGAAACATCTGATGTAGATGATGCATTGATAAAACACAGACATTGTCTAAGATCCAAAAAAACTTTAAATGTAACTAAAGAACAATGTAGCAATGAATGTAATACAACAAAACCTTGCAGAGAATCAG GAAAAATTAAATCTAGAATGGAAGCTGTAATTATAAACCCGACAGAATCATTACATGATGTAAATTACATacattttgaaaccaacttATTTGATTTTGATGATTCTGATTTTACTTCCTCCATACTTTCTgagtaa